Proteins encoded by one window of Cloeon dipterum chromosome 4, ieCloDipt1.1, whole genome shotgun sequence:
- the LOC135944821 gene encoding V-type proton ATPase subunit D-like, giving the protein MSGKERLAIFPSRGAQMLMKARLKGAQKGHSLLKKKADALQMRFRQILGKIIETKTLMGEVMKEAAFSLAEAKFTTGSGFNDNILQNVEKAKFKIRTKKDNVAGVTLPVFESYQDGGDTYEFTGLARGGQQFAKLKKNYHKAVVLLVELASLQTSFVTLDEVIKITNRRVNAIEHVIIPRIERTLAYIVSELDELEREEFYRLKKIQDKKRIARKKTEDAKAALQKSGVVLEQPANMLDEQDKDLLF; this is encoded by the exons ATGTCTGGAAAGGAAAGGTTGGCAATTTTTCCCTCCAGAGG AGCCCAGATGCTGATGAAGGCTAGGCTAAAGGGTGCACAAAAAGGTCACAGCCTGCTGAAGAAAAAGGCGGATGCTCTACAGATGCGTTTCCGACAAATTTTGGGCAAAATCATTGAG ACGAAAACACTGATGGGCGAGGTGATGAAAGAAGCAGCTTTTTCATTGGCTGAGGCAAAGTTTACGACAGGAAGCGGCTTCAACGACAACATTTTGCAGAATGTTGAAAAggccaaattcaaaattcgcacaaaGAAGGACAACGTCGCGG GCGTTACTTTGCCGGTGTTCGAAAGTTACCAAGATGGAGGTGACACATATGAATTCACCGGTTTAGCCAGAGGCGGTCAGCAGTTCGCAAAGCTGAAGAAAAACTACCATAAAGCAGTGGTTCTGCTGGTCGAGCTTGCCTCCCTACAAACCTCATTCGTCACCTTGGACGAGGTCATCAAGATCACAAACCGACGTGTCAACGCAATCGAGCATG TGATTATTCCTCGCATTGAGCGCACACTGGCATACATCGTGTCCGAGCTTGATGAACTTGAGAGAGAAGAGTTCTACAG GTTGAAGAAAATCCAGGACAAGAAGCGAATCGCGCGCAAGAAAACCGAGGACGCAAAGGCAGCTCTGCAAAAATCAGGAGTTGTGTTGGAACAGCCAGCAAACATGCTTGATGAGCAAGATAAGGACCTGCTCTTTTAG
- the LOC135944820 gene encoding ATP-binding cassette sub-family B member 10, mitochondrial, producing the protein MNKFINHRTSVLLVNLQRGVRTVGHLPRPLLLRSKKTEWSNLNMNMYLHIRRLHTFGLSFRTAGKAEASPGRPFFVFWRPYRSSSVANQAAVDKNTSEKKEPAPKINNSDLKRLISLAKPEKWKLTAAMFLLVGSSTVSMAVPFALGQVVDVLYTSVGGSATEKLVPLCATLLGVFAIGGLCNFGRVYLMNVSGQRITNRLRNMLFGAVLEQEMAFFDKTRTGELLSRLSADTTLAGQALSQNLSDGLRSVIMAAAGVSMMFYMSPKLALIGLGVVPPMAAMAVIYGRYLKKITKKTQDALAEASQLAEERISNARTVKSCSRELAESESYAERLESVVQLAMKEAFARGIFFGMTGFSGNVVVLLGLFYGGSMVVAQEITPGSLSAFLLYAAYVGVAVGGLGSFYSELARGLGASGRLWYILDRKPDLPIAGGLVPNLEVEGKISFNKVHFNYPTRPEVSVLSDLDLEVSAGKVTAVVGASGSGKSTLALLFLALYKADQGQVLLDGISVLDLDPRWLRANVGLVPQDPALFSGSVRDNILYGAPDLLLNDPTYVEERLIKAAKEANALNFIQNFPQGFETELGERGVTLSGGQKQRLAIARAIVKNPRILLLDEATSALDAESEALVQEALERVMKGRTVLTIAHRLSTIRNADSIAVLQAGRVVEQGSYDQLMALEDGAFKKLVQHQTFQEMPSAAIQLES; encoded by the exons aTGAACAAATTTATCAATCACCGGACCTCTGTACTGCTTGTAAACTTACAGAGAGGTGTTCGAACCGTCGGACACCTGCCTCGTCCTCTCCTGCTTCGTTCTAAAAAAACGGAGTGGAGCAACCTAAATATGAATATGTACCTGCACATACGTCGACTACACACTTTCGGACTTTCGTTTAGGACAGCTGGGAAGGCAGAAGCTTCTCCAGGAAGGCCATTTTTTGTCTTCTGGCGACCATATCGAAGCAGTTCGGTGGCCAACCAGGCAGCAGTAGACAAAAACACATCAGAGAAAAAAGAGCCAGCTCCCAAAATCAACAACTCTGACCTTAAGAGGCTGATTTCGCTTGCAAAACCAGAGAAATGGAAACTCACTG CTGCTATGTTCCTGTTGGTCGGCTCCAGTACAGTCTCGATGGCTGTGCCTTTTGCTCTTGGACAAGTGGTTGACGTCTTGTACACCTCTGTCGGTGGGTCTGCTACTGAGAAGCTTGTACCGCTCTGTGCAACCTTGCTAGGAGTTTTCGCAATCGGAGGCCTTTGCAATTTTGGCAGAGTCTATTTAATGAATGTGTCTG GCCAACGGATAACCAACAGACTAAGGAATATGTTGTTTGGAGCAGTTTTAGAGCAAGAAATggcattttttgataaaaccaGGACAGGAGAGCTGCTTAGTCGACTCTCTGCTGACACAACTCTGGCGGGACAAGCCTTAAGTCAAAATCTATCTGACGGCCTGAGATCTGTCATAATGGCGGCAGCTGGAGTTTCAATGATG TTTTATATGTCACCAAAACTGGCGTTAATTGGACTGGGAGTGGTGCCACCAATGGCTGCAATGGCAGTTATTTACGGCAGgtatttgaagaaaatcacCAAAAAGACGCAG GATGCTTTAGCAGAAGCATCACAGCTAGCAGAAGAGCGGATATCAAATGCTAGGACTGTCAAAAGTTGCAGTCGAGAATTGGCAGAAAGTGAAAGCTACGCTGAGAGACTAGAGAGTGTGGTCCAGCTTGCAATGAAGGAGGCCTTTGCTCGAGGGATCTTTTTTGGAATG ACTGGCTTTAGTGGAAACGTGGTTGTGTTGCTTGGCCTTTTCTACGGAGGATCGATGGTTGTTGCACAGGAAATCACCCCTGGCTCACTTTCCGCCTTTTTGCTATATGCTGCTTACGTGGGAGTGGCTGTTGGTGGACTGGGCTCTTTTTATTCAGAACTGGCGAGAGGACTCGGCGCAAGTGGCCGACTCTGGTATATTTTGGACAGGAAGCCAGATCTGCCCATTGCAG GTGGTCTAGTGCCCAACTTGGAGGTGGAGGGAAAAATCAGCTTCAATAAAGTCCACTTCAACTACCCTACTAGGCCAGAAGTCAGCGTTTTGTCTGATCTGGACCTGGAGGTCTCTGCAGGCAAAGTCACGGCAGTGGTTGGCGCCAGTGGGTCGGGCAAGTCGACCCTTGCGTTGCTCTTTTTAGCGCTGTACAAAGCAGATCAGGGCCAGGTGCTGCTGGACGGCATTTCTGTGCTTGACTTGGATCCAAGGTGGCTCAGGGCCAATGTCGGCCTTGTACCCCAAGATCCAGCTCTTTTTTCAGGCTCTGTCAGGGACAATATTTTGTATGGAGCACCTGATTTACTTCTTAACGACCCTACATATGTAGAG GAACGGCTTATCAAGGCTGCAAAGGAGGCAAACGCgttgaatttcattcaaaattttccgcaAGGCTTTGAAACGGAATTGGGTGAAAGGGGAGTCACCCTCTCAGGAGGGCAAAAACAACGGTTGGCTATTGCCAGAGCCATTGTGAAGAATCCAAGGATATTACTGCTTGACGAGGCAACCAG TGCATTGGATGCTGAAAGTGAGGCTTTAGTTCAAGAGGCGCTTGAGCGGGTCATGAAAGGACGCACAGTACTTACCATCGCACACAGGCTTTCAACCATAAGAAATgcag ACAGCATAGCTGTACTGCAGGCTGGCCGGGTGGTGGAACAGGGAAGCTATGACCAGCTCATGGCCTTGGAGGATGGTGCTTTCAAAAAGTTAGTCCAACACCAAACTTTCCAGGAGATGCCATCAGCTGCAATCCAATTAGAAAGTTAG